One Oligoflexus sp. genomic region harbors:
- a CDS encoding CBS domain-containing protein: protein MTHLKALCNRHVVHIDTNASVLEAAQLMREKHVGDVVVVDGDRGILRPIGMLTDRDIVTLVVGEDVNAETVKVGDVMAHNPRVIHQLEDVSTAIECMSEAGVRRLPIVDERGSLVGIVTADDLHQLLARMQNQLSSISSQQIVHEVTGATLVNRFS, encoded by the coding sequence CATCTCAAAGCACTCTGCAATCGTCATGTTGTTCATATCGATACGAATGCTTCCGTCCTGGAAGCCGCTCAGCTCATGCGTGAAAAACATGTCGGTGATGTGGTGGTCGTGGACGGCGATCGGGGCATTCTGCGGCCTATTGGAATGCTGACGGACCGGGACATTGTCACGCTGGTGGTGGGCGAGGATGTTAATGCGGAGACGGTCAAGGTCGGTGACGTGATGGCTCACAATCCGCGTGTGATACATCAGCTGGAAGACGTCTCCACGGCGATCGAATGCATGAGCGAGGCTGGGGTCCGCCGTCTGCCGATCGTGGATGAGCGAGGTAGCCTCGTCGGCATCGTCACGGCGGATGATCTGCATCAACTGCTGGCCCGCATGCAAAATCAGCTGTCATCCATCAGCAGCCAGCAGATCGTTCACGAAGTGACGGGAGCGACGCTGGTCAACCGGTTTTCCTGA